The following coding sequences are from one Streptomyces venezuelae window:
- a CDS encoding urease accessory protein UreD encodes MADATPLPGTGGRRPNAAGIRATARVEARTDDRGRIALPVLDGDGPLALRRTRSTGRTARVTLVGAMSGPLGGDRLAVEAAVHAGAALHMDSAAATMALPGQTEKAARYDVRLSVADGAELRWLPEQLISVCGSDLRVTTCAELAAGARLVLREEQVLGRTGEAPGRLTSRLTVRRAGQPLLDQELACGPGAPGGWDGPAVLFGHRAVGQLLVVRPEYAHEKPPAEPLGEWAAITPLAGPAVLVTAVAPDALLVRRAMDEALRRLG; translated from the coding sequence GTGGCGGACGCCACCCCGCTCCCGGGCACCGGCGGGAGGCGACCGAACGCCGCCGGCATCCGTGCCACGGCCCGCGTCGAGGCGCGCACCGACGACCGCGGCCGCATCGCCCTGCCGGTACTCGACGGCGACGGCCCGCTCGCGCTGCGCCGCACCCGCTCCACGGGCCGCACGGCGCGCGTGACACTGGTCGGGGCGATGAGCGGCCCTCTGGGGGGCGACCGTCTCGCCGTCGAGGCGGCCGTCCACGCGGGGGCCGCGCTCCACATGGACTCGGCGGCGGCCACCATGGCCCTGCCGGGCCAGACGGAGAAGGCGGCACGCTACGACGTACGCCTGTCGGTGGCCGACGGCGCCGAACTGCGCTGGCTGCCGGAACAGCTGATCTCGGTGTGCGGCAGCGACCTGCGCGTCACGACGTGCGCCGAACTGGCAGCGGGTGCCCGTCTGGTGCTCCGCGAGGAACAGGTCCTGGGCCGCACGGGCGAGGCCCCCGGCCGCCTCACGAGCCGCCTGACGGTCCGCCGCGCCGGACAGCCGCTCCTCGACCAGGAACTGGCGTGCGGTCCCGGCGCGCCCGGCGGCTGGGACGGCCCAGCGGTCCTGTTCGGCCACCGCGCGGTCGGCCAACTCCTCGTCGTACGCCCTGAGTACGCGCACGAGAAGCCGCCCGCCGAACCGCTGGGGGAGTGGGCCGCGATCACACCGCTCGCGGGCCCGGCAGTCCTGGTCACGGCCGTCGCACCGGACGCGCTGCTGGTCCGCAGGGCGATGGACGAGGCTCTGCGGCGGCTGGGCTGA
- the ureG gene encoding urease accessory protein UreG, giving the protein MHLDHSHDGPAAVSADAHRPDGSRRALRIGLGGPVGSGKTATVAALCRDLRDELSLAVVTNDIYTREDAEFLLREAVLPPERITAVETGACPHTAIRDDISANLEAVEDLEDEVGPLDLILVESGGDNLTATFSKGLVDAQIFVIDVAGGDDIPRKGGPGVSTADLLVVNKTDLAPHVGSDLARMAADAKAQRAELPVVFQSLRSAEGVGPVAAWVREQYAAWTASA; this is encoded by the coding sequence ATGCACCTCGACCATTCCCACGACGGGCCCGCCGCCGTATCCGCCGACGCCCACCGCCCCGACGGCAGCCGCCGCGCGCTGCGCATCGGGCTCGGCGGCCCGGTCGGCTCCGGCAAGACGGCGACCGTCGCCGCGCTCTGCCGCGACCTGCGCGACGAACTGTCCCTCGCCGTGGTCACCAACGACATCTACACGCGCGAGGACGCCGAGTTTCTCCTCCGCGAAGCCGTCCTGCCGCCCGAGCGCATCACCGCGGTGGAGACCGGGGCCTGCCCCCACACCGCGATCCGCGACGACATCTCCGCCAACCTGGAGGCCGTGGAGGACCTGGAGGACGAGGTGGGCCCGCTCGACCTGATCCTCGTCGAGTCCGGCGGCGACAACCTCACGGCGACGTTCTCCAAAGGGCTCGTCGACGCGCAGATCTTCGTCATCGACGTCGCGGGCGGCGACGACATCCCGCGCAAGGGCGGCCCCGGCGTCTCCACGGCGGACCTGCTCGTCGTGAACAAGACCGACCTCGCCCCGCATGTCGGCTCGGACCTCGCCCGGATGGCCGCCGACGCGAAGGCCCAGCGCGCCGAACTCCCCGTGGTGTTTCAGTCGTTGCGGTCCGCCGAGGGCGTCGGCCCGGTCGCCGCGTGGGTGCGCGAGCAGTACGCGGCGTGGACCGCGTCGGCGTGA
- a CDS encoding urease accessory protein UreF has protein sequence MSRAALLVLADGRFPAGGHAHSGGAEAAVKAGRITGAASLEAFCRGRLHTSGLVAAALAAAAALGADPAALDAAADARTPSPALRTAARRLGRQMMRAARATWPHPELDALARRFPKGAHQPVVLGLAARAAGLGPEDAAYCSAYEGISGPATATVRLLSLDPFDATAVLARLAPDVDEVAHRAAETARRAVDEGVDALPAASAPLLEISAEAHAAWPVRLFAS, from the coding sequence ATGTCACGAGCAGCACTCCTCGTCCTGGCCGACGGCCGTTTCCCCGCCGGCGGGCACGCCCACTCGGGCGGAGCCGAAGCAGCCGTCAAGGCGGGCCGCATCACCGGGGCGGCGAGCCTGGAGGCGTTCTGCCGGGGTCGGCTGCACACCTCCGGGCTGGTGGCGGCCGCACTCGCGGCGGCCGCCGCCCTCGGTGCCGACCCGGCCGCTCTGGACGCGGCGGCGGACGCCCGCACACCGTCACCGGCGCTGCGCACCGCCGCGCGGCGGCTCGGCCGGCAGATGATGCGGGCCGCCCGAGCGACCTGGCCGCACCCCGAACTCGACGCGCTGGCCCGGCGGTTCCCCAAGGGAGCCCACCAGCCCGTGGTCCTCGGGCTCGCAGCCCGCGCCGCCGGGCTCGGCCCCGAGGACGCCGCGTACTGCTCGGCGTACGAAGGGATCAGCGGCCCCGCGACCGCCACCGTCCGGCTCCTCAGCCTCGACCCCTTCGACGCGACGGCTGTCCTCGCCCGGCTCGCCCCGGACGTCGACGAGGTGGCGCACCGGGCCGCCGAAACCGCGCGACGCGCCGTCGACGAAGGGGTCGACGCGCTGCCCGCGGCGTCCGCGCCGCTCCTGGAGATCAGCGCGGAGGCGCACGCGGCGTGGCCGGTGCGGCTCTTCGCGTCCTGA
- a CDS encoding urease subunit alpha yields MPELSRAAYADLFGPTTGDRIRLADTDLLIEIEEDRSGGPGHSGDESVFGGGKVIRESMGQSRTTRAEGAPDTVITGAVVIDHWGVVKADIGIRDGRITGIGKSGNPDTMDGVHPDLVIGPETEVIAGNGKILTAGGIDTHIHFISPTIVDEALASGVTTLFGGGTGPAEGSKATTITPGAWHLSRMFAALETSPVNIGFLGKGNTVNAESMHAQLRAGAVSFKIHEDWGATPATIDACLNVCEETGAQLAVHTDTLNEAGFIDATFDAVAGRTLHAFHVEGAGGGHAPDMITAVSLPNMLPSSTNPTRPHTVNTVEEHLDMLMVCHHLNPAVPEDLAFAESRIRPTTIGAEDILHDLGAISIMSSDSQAMGRIGEVVMRTWQTAHVMKRRRGQLPGDTRADNRRARRYVAKYTINAAVAQGIDHELGSVESGKLADLVLWEPAFFGVKPQLVIKGGQIAYAQMGDANASIPTPQPVLPRRMYGAHGKAPALNSVNFVTRSALDDGLPERLGLDKPFAAIRSTRGRSKADMRENDALPRVEVAADSFAVTIDGELVEPSPAAELPLAQRYFLF; encoded by the coding sequence ATGCCTGAGCTGTCCCGTGCCGCGTACGCCGATCTCTTCGGCCCCACGACCGGCGACCGCATCCGGCTCGCCGACACCGACCTCCTGATCGAGATCGAGGAGGACCGCTCGGGCGGACCCGGCCACTCCGGCGACGAGTCCGTCTTCGGCGGCGGCAAGGTCATCCGCGAGTCGATGGGCCAGTCCCGCACCACCCGCGCCGAAGGCGCCCCCGACACCGTCATCACCGGCGCGGTGGTCATCGACCACTGGGGCGTCGTCAAGGCCGACATCGGCATCCGCGACGGCCGCATCACCGGGATCGGCAAGTCCGGCAACCCGGACACGATGGACGGCGTCCACCCCGATCTCGTCATCGGCCCCGAGACCGAGGTCATCGCGGGCAACGGCAAGATCCTCACCGCGGGCGGCATCGACACCCACATCCACTTCATCTCGCCGACCATCGTCGACGAGGCGCTCGCCTCCGGTGTCACCACGCTCTTCGGCGGCGGCACGGGCCCGGCCGAGGGCAGCAAGGCGACCACCATCACGCCCGGTGCCTGGCACCTGTCCCGGATGTTCGCGGCCCTGGAGACCAGCCCGGTCAACATCGGCTTCCTCGGCAAGGGCAACACGGTCAACGCGGAGTCGATGCACGCCCAGCTCCGCGCAGGCGCCGTCAGCTTCAAGATCCACGAGGACTGGGGCGCGACGCCCGCCACCATCGACGCGTGTCTGAACGTCTGCGAGGAGACCGGCGCCCAGCTCGCCGTCCACACCGACACGCTGAACGAGGCAGGCTTCATCGACGCCACGTTCGACGCGGTCGCGGGCCGCACACTGCACGCCTTCCACGTCGAGGGCGCGGGCGGCGGACACGCCCCCGACATGATCACGGCCGTCTCGCTGCCCAACATGCTGCCGAGCTCCACCAACCCCACCCGGCCGCACACCGTCAACACCGTCGAGGAGCACCTCGACATGCTGATGGTCTGCCACCACCTCAACCCGGCCGTCCCCGAGGACCTCGCCTTCGCCGAGTCCCGCATCCGGCCCACCACGATCGGAGCGGAGGACATCCTCCACGACCTCGGCGCCATCTCGATCATGTCGTCCGACTCCCAGGCGATGGGGCGCATCGGCGAGGTCGTCATGCGTACGTGGCAGACCGCGCACGTGATGAAGCGACGCCGCGGTCAGCTGCCCGGGGACACCCGCGCCGACAACCGTCGCGCACGTCGCTATGTCGCCAAATACACGATCAACGCGGCCGTCGCGCAAGGCATCGACCACGAGCTCGGCTCGGTCGAGTCCGGCAAGCTCGCGGACCTCGTCCTGTGGGAACCGGCGTTCTTCGGTGTCAAGCCGCAGCTCGTCATCAAGGGCGGCCAGATCGCGTACGCGCAGATGGGCGACGCGAACGCCTCGATCCCGACCCCGCAGCCGGTCCTGCCCCGACGCATGTACGGGGCACACGGCAAGGCCCCGGCCCTCAACTCGGTCAACTTCGTCACGCGGTCGGCCCTGGACGACGGCCTGCCGGAACGCCTGGGCCTGGACAAACCGTTCGCCGCGATCCGCTCCACGCGCGGGCGGAGCAAGGCCGACATGCGCGAGAACGACGCGCTGCCCCGGGTCGAGGTCGCGGCTGACAGCTTCGCCGTGACGATCGACGGAGAACTCGTCGAACCGTCACCGGCCGCGGAACTGCCGCTCGCACAGCGGTACTTCCTCTTCTGA
- a CDS encoding urease subunit beta, giving the protein MIPGEILFADEPVPFNEGREVTRLTVLNAADRPVQVGSHYHFAEANPGLDFDRGAAHGKRLNIAAGTAVRFEPGIPVDVELVPLAGKRVVPGLRGETGGALDA; this is encoded by the coding sequence CTGATCCCCGGAGAGATTCTCTTCGCGGACGAGCCCGTCCCCTTCAACGAGGGCCGCGAGGTCACCCGTCTCACCGTCCTCAACGCGGCCGACCGGCCCGTCCAGGTCGGCTCCCACTACCACTTCGCCGAGGCCAACCCTGGTCTTGACTTCGATCGCGGCGCCGCGCACGGAAAGCGGCTCAACATCGCCGCGGGAACCGCCGTGCGCTTCGAGCCCGGAATCCCCGTCGACGTCGAACTCGTCCCGCTGGCCGGCAAGCGTGTCGTACCCGGTCTGCGCGGCGAGACCGGAGGTGCCCTCGATGCCTGA
- a CDS encoding urease subunit gamma, which translates to MQLTPHEQERLLIHVAADVAEKRRARGLLLNHPESIALITSHILEGARDGRTVAELMSSGRRILTRDDVMEGIAEMIHDVQVEATFPDGTKLVTVHEPIV; encoded by the coding sequence GTGCAACTGACCCCGCACGAGCAGGAGAGACTGCTCATCCATGTGGCCGCGGACGTGGCCGAGAAGCGAAGGGCGCGGGGGCTGCTCCTGAACCATCCCGAGTCGATCGCCCTCATCACCTCCCACATCCTGGAGGGCGCCCGCGACGGCCGGACCGTCGCGGAGCTGATGTCCTCGGGGCGGCGGATCCTCACCCGTGACGACGTCATGGAGGGCATCGCCGAGATGATCCACGACGTCCAGGTCGAGGCCACCTTCCCGGACGGCACCAAGCTCGTCACCGTCCACGAGCCGATCGTCTGA
- a CDS encoding type II toxin-antitoxin system Phd/YefM family antitoxin — MAYEIPVTQARAELAELINRVVYGGERVVVTRHGKPLVALVSAADLERLEGLAQAVEESTVSAVTSVGSVTPAPQERQRFGIAAEHRGPQAT, encoded by the coding sequence ATGGCCTACGAGATTCCGGTGACGCAAGCCCGCGCAGAGCTCGCCGAGCTCATCAACCGCGTCGTCTACGGAGGCGAGCGGGTCGTCGTCACGCGGCACGGCAAGCCGCTCGTGGCGCTCGTGTCCGCCGCCGACCTCGAGCGTCTCGAAGGGCTCGCGCAGGCTGTGGAGGAGTCGACGGTCAGCGCGGTCACATCGGTCGGGTCCGTTACGCCCGCGCCGCAGGAGCGGCAGCGATTCGGCATCGCGGCGGAACACCGCGGCCCGCAGGCCACGTAA
- a CDS encoding ATP-dependent Clp protease proteolytic subunit, which yields MNRPHRPNHPPSVRHVLPEFTERTSSGARTMDPYSKLLQERIVFLGTPIDDTSANDVMAQFMHLEYQAPDRDISLYINSPGGSFSAMTAIYDTMRFVSCDVETICLGQAASAAAVLLAAGTPGKRFALPGARVLIHQPAMAEPIRGQATDLAIQADELLRTRRLLEEMLARHTGRSAERIAADIERDKILDAPAALEYGLVDRIIPSRKTSLAARGPR from the coding sequence ATGAACCGTCCGCACCGTCCGAACCACCCACCGTCCGTCCGCCACGTTCTGCCCGAGTTCACGGAACGCACCAGTTCGGGTGCGCGGACCATGGATCCGTACTCCAAGCTCCTCCAAGAGCGCATCGTCTTCCTCGGCACCCCCATCGACGACACCTCGGCGAACGACGTGATGGCACAGTTCATGCACCTCGAGTACCAGGCGCCGGACCGCGACATCTCGCTGTACATCAACTCCCCCGGCGGCTCGTTCAGCGCGATGACGGCGATCTACGACACGATGCGGTTCGTCAGCTGTGACGTGGAGACGATCTGCCTGGGGCAGGCCGCTTCCGCCGCCGCCGTCCTGCTCGCCGCAGGCACGCCCGGCAAGCGGTTCGCGCTGCCCGGCGCGCGCGTCCTGATCCATCAGCCCGCCATGGCCGAGCCGATCAGAGGGCAGGCCACGGACCTGGCGATCCAGGCCGACGAACTCCTGCGCACACGGCGGCTGTTGGAGGAGATGCTCGCCCGTCACACGGGGCGGAGCGCGGAGCGGATCGCCGCGGACATCGAGCGGGACAAGATCCTCGATGCCCCCGCGGCCCTGGAGTACGGCCTCGTGGACCGGATCATTCCGAGCCGCAAGACGTCGCTCGCCGCCCGCGGTCCGAGGTGA
- a CDS encoding C40 family peptidase, translating into MTALNHVPSLLTRTGAASVLTLAVVGGTVVAPGLTSEAEAATHGTKALKIAASKKGSPYGYGSAGPNRFDCSGLTLYSFKKTGKKLPRTAAAQYNKTKHISKSSRTRGDLVFFHSGRNVYHVGIYAGNNRIWHAPKRGTVVRLEKIWSKSVWYGRVR; encoded by the coding sequence ATGACCGCGCTGAATCATGTTCCGTCGCTGCTCACCAGGACCGGTGCCGCATCGGTCCTCACGCTCGCCGTCGTAGGCGGCACCGTCGTGGCCCCCGGGCTCACGTCGGAGGCCGAGGCAGCCACACACGGGACGAAGGCGCTCAAGATCGCGGCGTCCAAGAAGGGCTCCCCGTACGGCTACGGCTCGGCGGGACCCAACCGGTTCGACTGCTCGGGGCTGACGCTCTACTCGTTCAAGAAGACGGGCAAGAAGCTCCCGCGCACCGCCGCCGCGCAGTACAACAAGACCAAGCACATCTCCAAGTCCAGCCGGACCCGTGGCGACCTGGTGTTCTTCCACTCCGGTCGGAACGTCTACCACGTCGGTATCTACGCGGGTAACAACCGCATCTGGCACGCTCCCAAGAGGGGCACCGTGGTGCGTCTGGAGAAGATCTGGTCCAAGAGCGTCTGGTACGGCAGGGTCCGCTGA
- a CDS encoding DUF6328 family protein → MSDDCAGTARNETPSLFQQRAKPLIVRVSSRLAAVGLGVLVLTLAGSVLLVVDVTSGRAEGILVGAGTLPMCVGLWGVPPRLARRPLARVEAALAEEPDIGLSGDARPSGVPRGSPSPVAPGAVQVGRRALVPRGPLVSGRRREGCAGRVRARATRSTRSCPPRRWG, encoded by the coding sequence ATGTCCGACGACTGCGCCGGTACCGCCCGCAATGAGACGCCGTCGCTGTTCCAGCAGCGGGCCAAGCCGCTCATCGTGCGGGTCTCGTCCCGGCTCGCCGCGGTCGGCCTGGGCGTGCTGGTCCTGACGCTCGCCGGTTCGGTGCTGCTCGTCGTCGATGTGACGTCGGGTCGGGCCGAGGGCATCCTCGTGGGCGCGGGGACGCTGCCGATGTGCGTCGGGCTCTGGGGCGTACCGCCACGGCTCGCGCGGCGCCCCCTGGCGCGTGTCGAGGCGGCGCTCGCCGAGGAGCCGGACATCGGGCTTTCGGGAGATGCCAGGCCCTCAGGGGTCCCGAGGGGGAGCCCCTCGCCCGTTGCGCCGGGAGCGGTGCAGGTAGGGCGACGAGCCCTTGTGCCGAGGGGCCCCCTGGTCAGTGGGCGGCGTCGCGAGGGGTGCGCCGGACGGGTGCGCGCCAGGGCAACGCGATCCACACGGTCTTGCCCCCCTCGTCGGTGGGGCTGA
- a CDS encoding ATP-binding protein translates to MADHQEASVTLPSDPASVPAARKYVSRVLAEWGLPGDAEVADTIRLIVSELATNAVQHTLGQSPTFTVDVELDRDEHLRIGVTDSHPRYPRRLPAAVQQDNGRGMVIIRWLAAEAGGRLSVSPTDEGGKTVWIALPWRAPVRRTPRDAAH, encoded by the coding sequence ATGGCAGACCACCAGGAAGCCTCCGTCACCCTGCCGAGCGATCCTGCCTCGGTCCCCGCCGCCCGGAAATACGTCTCGCGCGTGCTCGCGGAATGGGGCCTGCCCGGCGACGCGGAGGTGGCCGACACGATCAGGCTGATCGTCTCCGAACTCGCCACGAACGCAGTGCAGCACACCCTGGGACAGTCGCCCACCTTCACGGTCGACGTCGAACTCGACCGTGACGAACATCTGCGGATCGGCGTCACCGACAGCCATCCGCGCTACCCCAGACGTCTCCCCGCGGCGGTCCAGCAGGACAACGGCCGCGGCATGGTGATCATTCGCTGGCTGGCCGCCGAGGCCGGCGGCAGGCTCTCGGTCAGCCCCACCGACGAGGGGGGCAAGACCGTGTGGATCGCGTTGCCCTGGCGCGCACCCGTCCGGCGCACCCCTCGCGACGCCGCCCACTGA
- a CDS encoding helix-turn-helix domain-containing protein produces the protein MQYGPAVRRRQLGAELRALRVHAGLTSSQAAARAGWHQSKVSRIETGRSGVKAADVRLLLDVYQVRDPRLSELLIAFTGADDPGAGRHHWWKAYRDLLPATYRDFINLESQASWMRTLETTVVPGLLQTPAYARAVTRAALGGVPEKQVDALVEVRLARQDVLRADPPLRLHVVMDEAVLRRPVGGAEVFAEQLNWLRQAPLLPHVDLQVLPFAAGEHVGLIGSFVIFSFPDIADLDVVVLDHLTSSLYLERKEDLQAYSEAYLSLQAQALSPEDSTEFIAGLCDGA, from the coding sequence ATGCAGTACGGCCCCGCGGTGCGCCGCCGTCAGCTCGGTGCCGAACTCCGCGCGCTGCGTGTGCACGCGGGACTCACGAGCAGCCAGGCCGCCGCCAGGGCCGGTTGGCACCAGTCCAAGGTGAGCCGGATCGAGACGGGCCGCAGTGGCGTGAAGGCCGCCGACGTGCGGCTGCTCCTCGATGTGTACCAGGTGCGGGACCCGCGCCTCAGCGAACTGCTCATAGCGTTCACCGGCGCCGACGACCCGGGCGCGGGACGCCACCACTGGTGGAAGGCGTACCGCGATCTGCTGCCCGCCACCTACCGCGACTTCATCAACCTGGAGTCGCAGGCGAGTTGGATGCGCACGCTGGAGACGACGGTGGTACCGGGCCTGCTGCAGACGCCCGCGTACGCGCGTGCGGTCACCCGGGCGGCACTCGGCGGGGTGCCGGAGAAGCAGGTCGACGCGTTGGTCGAGGTCCGTCTCGCCCGCCAGGACGTGCTGCGCGCGGATCCGCCGCTGCGCCTGCACGTCGTCATGGACGAGGCGGTGCTGCGGCGACCGGTGGGCGGGGCGGAGGTTTTCGCCGAACAGTTGAATTGGCTACGACAAGCACCTCTTCTGCCCCACGTCGACCTGCAGGTGCTGCCGTTCGCCGCGGGTGAGCATGTAGGTCTGATCGGTTCTTTCGTTATTTTTTCATTTCCGGACATTGCTGATCTGGATGTGGTTGTTCTCGACCATTTGACGAGTAGCCTCTACCTCGAACGGAAAGAAGACCTCCAGGCCTACTCGGAGGCCTACTTGTCCCTTCAAGCACAAGCGCTCTCACCCGAGGACTCAACGGAATTCATCGCCGGGCTATGCGACGGCGCGTAA
- a CDS encoding DUF397 domain-containing protein, translating to MTALPRYVPSSTTLQGARWQRSSFSNGMNNCVEAATLDSGPLSGLCAVRDSKNIAGPALLVSPGPWESFLNSLR from the coding sequence ATGACCGCACTGCCTCGGTACGTACCTTCCAGCACGACACTCCAAGGTGCGCGGTGGCAGCGCAGCAGTTTCAGCAACGGAATGAACAACTGCGTCGAGGCCGCCACCCTCGACTCGGGTCCGCTGTCCGGCCTGTGCGCCGTGCGTGACTCGAAGAACATCGCAGGGCCGGCCCTGCTCGTCTCCCCCGGCCCCTGGGAGTCGTTCCTCAACAGCCTCCGGTAG
- a CDS encoding 8-amino-7-oxononanoate synthase: MSTNRHPLTGASSAAFGWLDEQARLRAEAGLVRTLRPRSADPEGLLDLAGNDYLGLTRHPEVVEGAAVAARRWGGGATGSRLVTGSTELHAELERELAAFCGFEAALVFSSGYAANLAAVTALAPHGSLIVSDAGNHASLIDGCRLARGTTHVVPHADPEAVRKTLDAHGTGPAVLVSDSVFSVDGDMAPLAEQAVVCREFGAGLIVDDAHGLGVLGDGGRGAPHAVGLAGADDVVATLTLSKSLGSQGGAVLGPAGVIEHLVNAARTFIFDTGLAPAAAGAALAALRLLRREPARAVRAREVAAELHRRLTAEGLSAVRPDAAVVSVRAPSPERAVRWAADCRAAGLAVGCFRPPSVPDGISRLRLTARADLTDAQIAGAVRVISRSAHR; this comes from the coding sequence ATGTCTACAAACAGGCACCCTCTGACGGGCGCGTCCTCCGCGGCGTTCGGCTGGCTCGACGAGCAGGCGCGGCTGCGCGCGGAGGCCGGACTCGTCCGCACCCTGCGCCCGCGCTCGGCGGACCCCGAAGGGCTCCTCGATCTGGCGGGCAACGACTACCTCGGCCTGACCCGGCACCCCGAGGTCGTCGAGGGCGCGGCCGTCGCGGCCCGGCGGTGGGGCGGCGGAGCGACCGGATCGCGGCTCGTCACCGGCTCCACGGAGCTGCACGCCGAACTGGAGCGTGAGCTCGCCGCGTTCTGCGGCTTCGAGGCGGCCCTCGTCTTCTCCTCCGGCTACGCGGCGAACCTCGCCGCCGTCACCGCGCTCGCCCCGCACGGTTCGCTGATCGTCTCCGACGCGGGCAATCACGCGTCCCTGATCGACGGGTGCCGGCTCGCGCGTGGGACGACGCATGTGGTGCCGCACGCCGACCCCGAAGCCGTGCGCAAGACGCTGGACGCCCACGGCACAGGACCCGCCGTCCTCGTGTCCGACTCGGTGTTCTCGGTGGACGGCGACATGGCGCCCCTCGCCGAACAGGCCGTGGTGTGCCGGGAGTTCGGCGCGGGGCTGATCGTCGACGACGCCCACGGTCTCGGCGTGCTCGGCGACGGCGGCCGGGGTGCGCCGCACGCCGTGGGGCTCGCGGGCGCGGACGACGTGGTGGCCACGCTCACGCTGTCCAAGTCCCTCGGCAGCCAGGGCGGCGCCGTGCTCGGCCCCGCCGGTGTCATCGAGCACCTGGTGAACGCGGCCCGCACCTTCATCTTCGACACGGGTCTCGCGCCCGCCGCTGCCGGGGCCGCGCTGGCCGCCCTGCGCCTGCTGCGCCGCGAGCCCGCACGCGCGGTGCGTGCCCGCGAGGTCGCGGCCGAGCTGCACCGGCGGCTCACGGCCGAGGGGCTTTCGGCGGTACGTCCCGACGCCGCCGTCGTCTCCGTGCGCGCGCCGTCGCCCGAGCGGGCCGTCCGCTGGGCGGCCGACTGCCGGGCCGCCGGCCTCGCCGTGGGGTGCTTCAGGCCGCCATCGGTGCCCGACGGCATCTCGCGGTTGCGGCTGACCGCCCGCGCGGACCTCACCGACGCGCAGATCGCCGGTGCCGTACGGGTGATCAGCCGCAGTGCGCACCGATAG
- the bioB gene encoding biotin synthase BioB — protein sequence MDLLNTLVDKGLRRELPTREEALAVLATSDDDLLDVVAAAGKVRRHWFGRRVKLNYLVNLKSGLCPEDCSYCSQRLGSKAEILKYTWLKPEEASQAAAAGVAGGAKRVCLVASGRGPTDRDVDRVAKTIAAVKEQNEGVEVCACLGLLSDGQAERLRGAGADAYNHNLNTSEATYADITKTHTYADRVDTVQKAHAAGLSACSGLIAGMGEKDEDLVDVVFSLRELDADSVPVNFLIPFEGTPLAKEWNLTPQRCLRILAMARFVCPDVEVRIAGGREVHLRSLQPLALNIANSIFLGDYLTSEGQAGKDDLAMIADAGFEVEGTDQVTLPRHRVDAAAGCGAHEGGACGSHEGGGCGPCGSDEPAAEPVDEPMAEPVADSNEARTDLVAVRRRGAGTDLAPNA from the coding sequence ATGGACCTGCTGAACACGCTGGTGGACAAGGGGCTTCGGCGCGAGCTGCCGACCCGTGAAGAGGCGCTGGCCGTACTGGCCACCTCCGACGACGATCTCCTGGACGTAGTGGCCGCAGCCGGGAAGGTGCGGCGGCACTGGTTCGGGCGACGGGTGAAACTCAACTATCTGGTCAACCTCAAGTCGGGCCTGTGCCCGGAGGACTGTTCGTACTGTTCGCAGCGCCTCGGCTCCAAGGCCGAGATCCTCAAGTACACGTGGCTGAAGCCCGAGGAGGCCTCGCAGGCCGCGGCGGCCGGGGTCGCGGGCGGCGCGAAGCGGGTGTGCCTGGTCGCGAGCGGGCGCGGCCCGACCGACCGCGACGTGGACCGGGTGGCGAAGACCATCGCCGCGGTGAAGGAGCAGAACGAGGGGGTCGAGGTCTGTGCCTGCCTCGGTCTCCTCTCGGACGGGCAGGCGGAGCGTCTGCGGGGTGCGGGCGCGGACGCGTACAACCACAACCTCAACACGTCGGAAGCGACGTATGCGGACATCACCAAGACGCACACCTACGCCGACCGCGTCGACACCGTCCAGAAGGCGCATGCGGCGGGCCTGTCCGCCTGCTCGGGCCTGATCGCCGGCATGGGCGAGAAGGACGAGGACCTAGTCGACGTCGTCTTCTCGCTGCGCGAACTCGACGCGGACTCGGTACCGGTCAACTTCCTGATCCCCTTCGAGGGCACGCCGCTGGCCAAGGAGTGGAACCTCACGCCGCAGCGCTGTCTGCGCATCCTGGCGATGGCCCGCTTCGTCTGCCCGGACGTCGAGGTGCGCATCGCCGGTGGCCGCGAGGTGCATCTGCGCTCCCTGCAGCCGCTCGCCCTGAACATCGCCAACTCGATCTTCCTGGGCGACTACCTGACCAGTGAGGGTCAGGCGGGCAAGGACGACCTGGCGATGATCGCGGACGCCGGCTTCGAGGTCGAGGGCACGGACCAGGTGACGCTGCCGCGGCACCGCGTCGACGCGGCGGCCGGCTGTGGTGCGCACGAGGGCGGTGCCTGCGGTTCGCACGAGGGCGGCGGGTGCGGGCCCTGCGGGTCGGACGAGCCTGCCGCCGAGCCGGTGGACGAACCCATGGCCGAGCCCGTGGCGGATTCCAACGAGGCGCGCACGGACCTGGTGGCGGTACGCCGCCGGGGCGCGGGAACGGATCTGGCGCCCAATGCCTGA